CGCACGAGGCCGCGGGGCGCGGGTGCTGCGCCGGTGTGGTCCAGATAGATCTGCCGCGTCTCGTCGAGGTAGGCGAAGTCCGTCGCGCGCAGCCGCGCGAAGACGCCCTCGTCCGCTCCGATCTCCCCCACTCCGCCCCCGTCCCGCACGCGCGGCGCCCCGGCCGCGCGCGTCCGTCCGCCGCGCCTGCCCGCAGCGTCCGCCTTCCGTCCCCGCCTGTCCAGACGGCCCCGGGCGGTCGATGGTTGCGGGCACGGCGGGCCCGGGTGGTTCAGGAACCGGAGTGGATCTGCATCTTGAGGGCGTCGATGTTGCGGAAGCCCTTCGCCTCCACGTGGTCCCCCGAGCTCTCGCCGCGGATGCGCCGTCCGAACCACGGCACCAGGTACTCGCGCGCCCAGTGGATGTCGTCGCGGCGCACCTCCAGCGTGCCGCGCGGCGGCAGCGGGGGCCACGGCTGGTCGGGGTCGGCGGGCACGTCGAGTCCGAGGACCTGACCGGCCCGCAGCGCGACGCGCGTGTGGCCCTCGGCGGAGAGGTGCAGCCGGTCGCCGTCCCAGGCCCTGCGGTCCTGGACGGTCTTGAGGGACCACAGGTCGAGGACGGGGCAGCCGTAGCGGTCCGCGATGGCACGGACATGCATGTTGTACGTGGCGATCTTGCCGCGCAGGTGCTTGAGCACCGCGACGCCGCGGGTGTCGAAGCCGGTGGTCACCATGACCGTGCCGACCGCCGACGAGAGGTCGGCGACGGCGCGCTCGAACCGCTCGGCGACCTCGTCGGGGTCGGTGCCGGGCCGGATGATGTCGTTGCCCCCGGCGCAGAAGGTCACCAGGTCGGGGGCGAGCTCCTTGGCGCGCGGCAGCTGGTCCTCGACGATCTGGTCGAGGAGCTTGCCGCGGACGGCGAGGTTGGCGTACCGGAAGGTGTGCTCGGGCACCCGGTCGTCCAGCAGGACCGCGAGGCGGTCGGCCCAGCCGACGAAGGTTCCGTCGGGCGCCGGGTCGCCCACGCCTTCGGTGAAGCTGTCGCCGACCGCTGCGTAGGAGTTGATTACGCCGTTGTTGATGGGGTGATTGATGAAGGTTGTCGACTCTGCGCTCACGACGTCACATCCTTCACCTCCCTAAGTGACCTACGCCACCGTAGGGAGGGGTTGACGGTGCGTGAGATAAGCCACCGGTCAAGATTCACCCAATTTCGGAATAAGCCTCGGCTTCAACCATCGGCCTCTCTCCTGGTCGGCATACAGCCCTCCGATTGACATGCAGCCGTTCGGCTGCCCATTATGAAAGTGCAGCCGCCCGGCTGCATGACTGGGGGTGGCAGAAGGTGGACGCGGCGTTCAAGG
The window above is part of the Streptomyces venezuelae genome. Proteins encoded here:
- a CDS encoding SGNH/GDSL hydrolase family protein; this translates as MSAESTTFINHPINNGVINSYAAVGDSFTEGVGDPAPDGTFVGWADRLAVLLDDRVPEHTFRYANLAVRGKLLDQIVEDQLPRAKELAPDLVTFCAGGNDIIRPGTDPDEVAERFERAVADLSSAVGTVMVTTGFDTRGVAVLKHLRGKIATYNMHVRAIADRYGCPVLDLWSLKTVQDRRAWDGDRLHLSAEGHTRVALRAGQVLGLDVPADPDQPWPPLPPRGTLEVRRDDIHWAREYLVPWFGRRIRGESSGDHVEAKGFRNIDALKMQIHSGS